The following is a genomic window from Hyperolius riggenbachi isolate aHypRig1 chromosome 4, aHypRig1.pri, whole genome shotgun sequence.
GCTGGGCAGGATGGGCaggcccggaggtggaggctgcgcATAGAGGGAGGGCTGGCCCTGCATCACATGCTGTGGAAAGGGTACCTGGCAGGCCGGTCCTGGAAGGAAGGAGGCAGCTGGCGCGGAACCGGATGTGGAGGGCAGGGAGGCCGTAGATGGTCCAGACGCTTGGTGGCCGGCAGGAAAGGAAGAAGCGGAGGAGGAAGGAGCCGCATCGGCGGCAGCAGATGAAGATGGGTTCCGGGCAGCAGAATCCGCAGGGCGCCCTGGAACGCAGCTAGGCCCTGACTgatcggcaagatggccgccgggctTCTTTCCAGTGGTGTGGAGGTGACGACTTCCGCCCTTAGATGCCCGCACACTTCCGCCCACAGCAGAGCGACTTCCTGTGCTCTTCAAAAGCGGCCCCCGGGAATCCGGAGAGTAGGGGCGCCTGGGCTTTTTGGGCCTCTTCGCCGGCGGCGCTAAGGAAAGGTCCGCGCCCGCTCCGGCAATAACAGAAAGGTGGTCCGGGTCCCTGGATTTCTTGGTGCGGCTCCTGGACTCCCGCACAGACGATCCGGGCGCAGCGGAGGCGGCAGCAGAGGTGGAGGGGATCGCCGGAGGCAGCTGAACATCCAGGGGGACCAGGTCAGTAGGCATTTGAGGTAGCTGCACAGCGGGCAGAGGTTGCTGGTTAggcaggggggcaggaggaaCAGAAATAGAGTCCAGAAACCTGCGGAGCGTGTCTTCGCCCCCTTCAGACCCCGCAACAGCTGCCACTCTCATCCAGATTTGATCCATGGCAGCAGAATAGAAAAGAAGGAGGGATGAAAAAGGGAGGAAAAATAACAAGAAAAGAAATAAAGaaagagagaatttttttttttttttttttttttttgaaaataaatgaaaGGAAAGAATAAATAAAGATAAAAGAATAAGAGATAAAGTAAAATAAAGGAAAAGTAATCAGAATTCCGTCAGAAACTATCAGTGAGAGGAACAGCTAATGACAGCTCCTGCTCCCAGCTTGCCTGACTGGAAACTGAGGagatacacagagtgtcagagatGTCTTGACAggaccccctctgtgattggccggACAAATCTTGGCTCCAAGTGACAGCTGCCAATCACAGAGAGTTCCTCTGGGCATCCGCACAGCAACTGCATTCCTCACAGGCTTCCTAGGGACAGCCCATCACCTGAAAGAGAAGAAAGGCACAGCCAGCATCAAACAGAAAAAACACTTTATCCCTATGAGTAACACTAATCCTGTCAGTAGTATATAACTATCCCTACCTGTGCAACCTTCATTAGCTATGTATATAGATCCTACCAGCAACTTACTAACTAACATGTAAACCTATAGGGAGACCCTAAACTGTCTGCCCCCCAAATTCCCAAGAGGCCTGCGTTTTATACTGACACTATGGCCTTCCAGGCGTGTTTGCATTACTGATGAAACCTGCTTATCCAGATGAAGGCACGAGGAGCTCTGAGTAATGTAAAGCTGGCACAGCACCTGACTGGGATGTATTCTGTCACAGGAGTGCCGACTGATCAAACCAATTCTAGTCAGGATTCTGGGTGATTGTTAATGCCTCTCTCCATAACTAAATGGAACAGCCCTTCCATCCCAACTGCTACAGTGAGAAAAAAATTAAGCAGTTaaattctgacagaaccgacaggttttggactagtccaactcctcatgggAATTCTCAGGCTGGTTTCAGACAGCAAACTGGTGTTAGCGATGTGTTGCGTCGCTCCCAACACACCACATCGcaacaccagaaacaggccttcagggaacaccgcgttagtacatggtgttccctgtctgccatctgtccaaacaggaagtgatgcgtgcttgcgttcacttcctgtttcgggtatgcggaagtgcacggaaccgtattgtaaaaatatgcttccatgCATGCAACGCCaacgtgcttaaagaggaactccagtgaaaataatgtaataaaaaaagtgcttcatttttacaataattatgtataaatgatttagtcagtgtttgcccattgtaaaatcttttaaatccctgatttacattctgacatttattacatggtgacatttttactgttggcaggtgatgtagctgctgcatgcttttttggcagttggaaacagctgtaaacagctatttcccacaatgaagcaaggttcacggacaggaaactgccaggagtacatactcagagtttcttgtgggaggggtttcaccacatcatcCATACAgccccccctgatggtctgtttgtgaaaagcaatagatttctcatgtaaaaggaggtatcagctactgattgggataaagttcaattcttggtcggagtttctctttaaagaaccctGCTTCGCCATAgactagactaacatgacttcttgGCCGACACAGATTGCCGCAGGTGGCCACAGGAGCCGCACGGTAACAAAGTTATGTGCTAGCGTTAAATCTGGCACTTCCGGCGCAGTgtaccgcaacgtgggaagtatgaacttggccatagactttcattaaacAAAATAACTTCAGCGCTGTGTGGTCCTTCACATATTACTCCATCACcaacacccttcaaagtgcaggcttaccgaTATCACAAATGACCCAAATTATAAGGTCTAAGCATATGTCAGATCGGTCTCAAATCCCCACGATTCTCATCGACCTCCAGGAATGCCAGCTGTCCTCTTTCAACCAGGACCGATGCTCCCAACATATGGATAAATATTGccagaaaaaacacacaaatctaAGTGTTCTCCGTTTACCAAGTAAAAACACCTTTTATTTGTGCATAAAAACAGCATCCAATACTCACTTCAGGGCCCTTACAACAGGGGACCTCAGCAGAACAAAGCGTACTAAATAAAAATTAaacatacctgcggcttcctccagcccggccCCCTTCAGCAGTGGCGCTCCAGCTTTAAATTTTTGGCAAACACAAAGGGAGAACTAACTAGCAATGATTggaaccaaatgtaaatatcacaaacagaactcggaGGCTTTTGAGAAGAGCAGatggtccaaatgatggtgctgttATGGAAGAAAGGTTACCTACAGATGTGCTTGGCTAGTTTGCAAGCACACttgaatccttacttgctagaaagttgctcctgtgtggacagatcacagacaaatcattccagccattAGCCTGTGTCTcacaactctacaagcaagggggggggggggggggggagacaagaggtagagaaacactgtgtgtgtaattccttatcttagaagCTGAGCACTTCTggaaactagagcttgtattttacagacggcaagttttgaatcagggtttacccctgtgtcacatgactgccacggcagagatggcaggtaagctcatttgaaagtacaggctgttaacaatacctctgcttccataaatcaggaagtagaaacagtgcagatttattgcaggatttgtatcagctataacaaagaaatgttattatgctgttgcatatcttttagagcagagatgaaattctgagttcagttccgctttagTGCTTGCATAGACTCAgggtgacatggagagtttttacaGACCCTTCCCTGTTTAGTGTAcgatgctggagcctggaaacagttaactgcatGTTACTGAGCGAGGGGGGCTCAGGGGTACACAgtgattcggggggggggggggggggagaggcagtgccacagtgtagctccgcccatgcccttcagGCCATTCGCTCCCTCgtcctcctcctgggctgccgtgATCCGCCAATAGCCTGCTCGGTAAATCCCGTAGCCCCAGTGTCCAGCACATGCGCCCCACCCCACCTCCCTCCCGCCGACAGAAGCATTCTGTACTTGGGGGCTGCGCAGGCTTATCATGGATTTAGGCTATCGTGGATCGAGGTGGCCCAGGAGGACAGCGGTGCCTGAAGAGAGCTtttgaaagccccaggtatgtatcattttctttttttcattcatgtctggtacactttaaccacttcaggacgagagcaattttcacaaatCAGCACTGATCCCAttgattcgccaataactttattactacttatctcaCCTAAATTATCTCtatattgttttttatcaggacaaattaggcttttaacgtaaaataattttgtttagtaattaccttatttaaagggaaaacaagggaaaaatagaaaaaacgcactatttctccatttacgtccagtatagctttacaataaacagtgctaactatagttaaacccacacattttatttgcttatccatcctggttattacaacatttagattatgttcctagtacaatgtatgatgacattattgtatttggaaataaaggtgtcttttttctgtttcttgtattttgttttttcattgtacactatcgatgattacaagaccttatttgcaaaaataatagtaatatgccctcatggcatacatatttaaaaagccaagttcctaaggtaaaaatatatgtttttttcttttttattctgtAACTTTGTTTTCATATTACTTtttaagtcttttattttggtacagaatatgcaaaaatgtaattgtttttgattcagtttgtgactaaaagaatacacaagacatgggcctcaaccctaaaactctctaaactttattctactacctatcatggttaaaatgttaccaaatATGTCTCCTGTAGTTTTCCTACAACTTTCCCAAGTGTGATCATAATTTTTGAAATTGACTTTTTATgttttgattgagtttgtccctacctattttttatgtgacgtggatccaagctttaagacactccaaaatgtattctacaactcgtcacggttaaaatgatacaacatgtgccacatttagtaacaaactggtggtgcactaccCACAACTACATTTGATTTATATACACGTCGTGTTGTCATAAAGTGGTTAATGGCAGTATTATTTACTTGCAAAGTATCTGCTTACAGTGTTTTCCCCTTTAGGCTGCCATGATCCCATTGGGAGCCCCCTAAAGTGGTTCTGTGCCTTCTTCTCACATTCTGTTCTGATAAAACTGCCGCTGGCCACTCTTTCTGCTCAACATGTTGGAGCTGCAGTAAACAGAAATTACCTGTTTTGGGTGAATTGGACACAatctggatttcctgcaggctgcagcttGTTAGACAGGCCAATCGAGTCACAGAATGCTGCTAGCAATGCATTTCAATGAGGGAAGTGAGTACCAGTGAGCATTTGTCAAACATCCCACAAATAGACTGTACAGATGAGAAAATGTGAGATTGCAAGGATTATTTCCTCTTTTCTCATCACTGTGTGATGCTGCTAAAAAAACAGGGCCATTTCTGACCTATTCCGTGCCCCAGGCAGAGCAACCCGTGACGATCCGCCCTCCCCCGCCATCTCCATCACCACCGCCCCCACACATACACTATGCTAATAATGCAGGGCAATGACTTATATTTTCAAAGCTGAATTTCTATAGGAAAAACTGATGATAAAACAGTAGAAGTAGTTTTGTACCTGTAAGGTGGAAACTCataatccaatctttttcatccaatcttaccatttctatgtaatataagggaactgcctaaattatccattcaatatattcacccaATTTACCCTTATATATGTAGTAGTTCTGCTTCTGTGCAGTTCCAATGACGTCAGAGAAACCACATGACCCGCGCGATGGAGTaaagaagaagccgacccggaacccgacctgatgAGGTCGGCTTCGccagcggaggagaccgggagccaccggagccgcggcgagggcacaggacggctgccaggggctggaggaagcccccccaGGTAAGAGgatctttctttttttccagcctgggcatatcctttaaagggaatggaTTAAACAAAACGTattatacatagctggggcttcctccagccccatatgcacggattgctcccacgccgccgccctccACTTCCCGCAGCTCcaataccgggtccccgcactttgagtagtgcgccctctacgtatctctccagcagctgctggagagatacgcaaacagcgcacctcacttatgtcagactggctccgactgacgaaagtgcagggacccggtatcggagctgcgggaagtagaggacggcggcgtgggagcgatccatgcgtatggggctggaggaagcccctgctatgtataaaacattttgtttaatccaactctggtacactttaaactacatagatttggtaaaattggatagaACAGATTGGATTATTAGTTGCAACTTTAAAGAGGAGCAATCAAAGAAACTGTAATTCTGTAATCTGTAAACCCCACACACCTATAGAGCTATTAGCCAGTAACATCAGAcagcttttcagaagtctctgatcacagcctgtgtgaaaggaATGTTTTGTGTTGTGTATCAGCTTTTTGTAACAAAGTTGGTGTAGGGGCcagagctgtaccatgtagataggtgccACTTCCCTGTCAcaattcacagaggaatgatttaatTTACTGTTTGTCTCTGCCCtgcccacacacactgctttctcacagatcatatgagaacagttgAGAGATTTTTTAGCtacagagaaggatctgaagagaaggactTGTACTTTATTCCAGTACTTGCATGCTTACACCCACCATTGAGAATGAGCTCTTTCTGGCTGTAAtttctgtttactttacactacatgaggcagagagacacaggaacagctgatgAGTTATCTACACACTATTTGATGctgtatttctgctttctatcattctgaagtcattccagtcacaggattacagccagtgaggactgtttctgtatgctggatgtgctgaacACAGttttccatagtaatgcccacagtgaaaactgttctctgtaaatgtatttttttcttcacctaaaacatgaaaagatgaaaaaaaagcatttgcattgctaattactggaaatatatgtggaattaagaattttagttaactttgatagttgtcctttaaagaaaacctgtaacaaaaaaaaatcctcctgggGTATACTTACTtcgagagagggaagcctctggatcctaatgaggcttccccccgaacagcggcaaggtaaatatttacctatcacaatccagcgcaggcgcagtagcggctcttcgttcagGATAAGTcgaaaatagccgagcccgatcgtatttgtgctactgcacaggcacaaaggaCTTGTGCCGGTGCAGCatagcggatacgatcgggctccGCCATTTCCACGTTAGcccgaacgaagagccgctactgcgcctgcgctggattgtggtaggtaaatattgggcTGCTTGACAAGCCGCTTGTCGAGGAGGTttggggggagccagcgctggatttccCCAAGTTACAGaggtcggggaagcctcattgggaccctgaggcttccaatATTTAAGCGACTGAACCAAACTCAATTGCTCAATCCTAGGCAAGGAGAGTAGGCGCCTGTGCACTCCTCcatgcaggtacaccacctctgcAACACAATGTGATACTTATATTTaggtagaaggaggcactccacaggcttgaacttgcgttcagtttattgcatgtcgttacactacatgtttcgggctccgcccttcatcaggtgtaaccacCCACTACCTCCACCTTCAATTTATCTCCCTGACCCCACCCCTTAAGGGTGGGTCAGGTCCACCATTAGTGAGTACATTTTCACATCAAATAATCCCCTGTTACTCCACAGGTTCTATATCTGGTCTATACATACATATAGAATCCActatatgaagaaaaatgaaacaaaagaattaaaaaatggaaaaaattaaaaaattaaacaatatggaaaaaatgaaaacaacTAAATTAATAACCAAAaaggtcactagtacagggcacaAAAAAGTCACTTGCACAGGGCACTACCCCTAGAGGTCTACCCTGGATAATCTGATGAGAGACTACGCTCTTGACATGTTAGTTCAGTTATTTCCATAGATATATTCTATTCTACATACAGTTACTTGTCAGTTTCCTGGAGTACATCAGCACAGTTCATTTCCTGcaaaaaaagtcataaaaaacATGACAATCCAGACAATCAAGCATAAAATAAATTTCTCTATTAGGCATGGAAGTCTCAAGAAGACTTCAGTATCCAGGCACTTTGTTGAACATGGCCACAATGTGATTCAACTAAGGTGGCTAGTATTAGATCAAGTAGAACCGTTACCTAGAGGGGGAGATAGAGAACGATTGCTGCTCCAGAAGGAAATTAGATGGATTAGAACATTAGACTCTGTATCACCGAGAGGTTTGAACGAACAAGTAAacttaaaatgttttttatgattttttttgcagGAAATGAACTGTGCTGATGTACTCCAGGAAACTGACAAGTAACTGTATGTAGAATAGAATATATCTATGGAAATAACTGAACTAACATGTCAAGAGCGTAGTCTCTCATCAGATTATCCAGGGTAGACCTCTAGGGGTAGTGCCCTGTGCAAGTGACTTTTTtgtgccctgtactagtgaccttTTTGGTTATTAATTTAgttgttttcattttttccatattgtttaatttttaaattttttcattttttccattttttaattcttttgtttcatttttcttcatatagTGGATTCTATATGTATGTATAGACCAGATATAGAACCTGTGGAGTAACAGGGGATTATTTGATGTGAAAATGTACTCACTAATGGTGGACCTGACCCACCCTTAAGGGGTGGGGTCAGGGAGATAAATTGAAGGTGGAGGTAGTGGGTGgtggttacacctgatgaagggcggagcccgaaacatgtagtgtaacaacatgcaataaactgaacgcaagttcaagcctgtggagtgcctccttctacctGAATATAAGTatcaccctgaggcttccccctcctgaggtaagtatcccccagagggtgtttttttgttacagagtctctttaagcgttATCCTTTGTAAGTTTGACACAGGTTTAGCTAGGATACCAGGATACCTACAGCACATTGCCAGACCAAAAAGTGGGAGTGGCCACAACACATTGTGGGTATAGGGCCCTGTACAGTGTATAACATAAAAGTATGTGGTCAGGTTAAACTGCAATGAAATACAGGGAGTTTTATAGATAggtgtacagagggagatactgcatgCTTGTAGATGGaaacggctgttatttcccaacatgcaacaaggttcacagacaggaaactgtcagggtcatggccatgacatcacactgtgggaggggtttcaccacaatatcagccatagagatgatgatgatgatgatgatatctttgagaaaaggtaaaggtttcACGGGTACTGTGTATCTATGGCCCTTCACTTCAGTACCAGGGGCGTTGATACATGTATCTCGCTGTTTTCGGCGGCTCACATGCACGGCTCATATGCACGTTTTACACTACGTCTTGTGCACTGTTCAGTACACAAGATAGTATGGGGACAAAAAAaactacacatacatacacacactgtattttttggactataagactcactttttctcccccaaaagtggggaaataaagtcactgcgtcttatagcccaaatgcagggagttcctgacttgtgaacgcctgccaatacgaatctccaacctgccgcaatgtcgggggctccctgtactgtgcccatgcagaggaggacacagggacaaacagaggacacagggcagaggcagacacatgggggacacagggagacacaaggtacaaggaggcatgaggtacaaagggggcataatccacaagatgcccccttcaccatggatgcaccaggtttagagtATATTTTTCTCCTCTgtcttttgtcctctaaacctaggtgcgccttatggtcaggagcgtcttatagtcagaaaaatatggtacatatgttaaaataaataaatacaaaaaagtaaaaacacatggtattttttaaaaaaggataacataaaaaaaatcataaatagttaccttagtaaCTAGTTACCTAAGGgcttttttaaaatatgtatgccataagggtatatcactattatttttgcaaattagagcttgtaattattgatatagtataaagaaacacaaaatggaaaaaatacacctttatttccaaataaaatattgtcgccatacaaatggacaaataaaacatgtgggttttatctattgtAGCACAATTTATTTTAGTTTCAATTTAGTTTTATTGAAGATAGCAAAAACATACAAGTAGCATGTttgattttaaaactataatggctgaaaactgagaaataatgaattttttttcatttatttttcttcttattccctttaaaggggaactgaagagagaggtatatggaggctgtcatgtttatttccttttaatcaataccagttgcctggcagccctgctggtctatttctctgcagtagtatctgattaaaaccagaaacaagcatgcagctagtcttgtcagatcagacttataagtctgaaccactgaaacacctgatctgctgcatgcttgttcaggggctatggctaatagtattagaggcagaggatcagcagggctgccaggcaactggtattgtctaaaaggaaataaacatgacagcctccatatacctctctcttcagttcccctttaaaatgcatataaaatagaataattcttggcaaaaataccacccaaagaaagcctaatttgtgccaAAAAAAGGTAAGTAGTGAGAAAGTTatttggcgaataaatgggaggagcatgatgtgcAAAAATGTctctgttttttaaggggaaataacctgtggtggggaGGTGATTAAAGTACCCCAAAGCGGAAAAAAATGCCCTAGATCACCTTCTGTTAACACTTTTCATACTGCTCACTGTCATATTGGCATATGTGGCTTCCTAGGTCAAATAGTCCAGAGGAAATGCCTGTGGCCATGCACAAGCTATTCAAAACTGAGCATGCGTGTCTGAACCATGCATGCTCAGTAAAAGGAAgtgccagcaagaaagaaaaagtACACAAGTGATCTCCTTCACTGGACATGTGCGGTTTGGAAATTGCACATGACCAGTTCAGTATTGCATGTAAACCGCATGTTGAATTTCCAgaaggctgtggggaggaggaggtcatGAAACGGGGAATGGGGGGACCCCAAAGACAACAAGCCCCATgtgaatggtgagtagtgggttcTAACCCTccaccatttttttaaattgaaacttTTAGCacccttcagttgtgctttaaagcaCCCCTGTACTGCACTCAAAACTTTTTGACTTTTACTTATCAGaggctttaacccccccccccccccccctccaggtttgTGACATCCCTCAGCATCCTCTGAGTCCCCTCCGTACACGTGTTGGCAGCTCCGTAATTTCTGTGGCTGGAATTCAAGCTGcgcctactgcgcatgcacgatccTGTCCACGCACCTGTCTTGATCATGCTCCCatcgcctggagcgttctgcacatgctcgGTTCTCACAAGAATGAAAGGGCGTGCCATTAAAAAGAGCGCGCAGATGGGACCGTGGATGCGCAGTAGGGTTCCAGTCACAGATCTTAcagagctgccagcgggggagacCCAGAGGGAGCCCAAGGACCTGACGGACTGTGGgaggctgtaagaagccccaggtaagtaaaagttaaGAGGGTTAGGGGCGGATCTTCCATGAGGCAGGGTGATGGGCATGCCTCAGGCGGTGGCCAATGGAGACCGGCGACAAAGCAAACGGCTCAATGGCTGCTCAAAATGCTCCTCTATTTTCCTCCGTCTCTATTTCCCTCTAACTCTCTGTTCCCTCCCTCATTTATAGCGGCCGCGGCTCCCTCCCTCTGAAGTGGTGAGAGGACGCTCAGTCACCAGCTCCATAGAGCTGACGTCACTCTTCAGCAGCACCCTCAGCATCTTCTCCATGGttacagcgcacacacacacacctgggggCATCACTAAAGAGTGATGTCAGCACTGGAAGGCATGGAGCTGGTGAGTGAGCGTCCTCTTGCCACTGCACAGGGAGGAAGCTGCCGCCACGAGCAGACTCTGATATCAGAGAGCTGAAGGAGAGTCTAGACAGGAGAGGAgtctggggacacctacacctggcttcctttatagggggcacctatacctgactacctatacagggggcacctatgtttggctacctatactgttagcacctatactggctaccttatacagggggtacctatacctggctacctatacagggggcacctgtacctggctacctatacagggggcacctgtacctggctacctatacagggggcacctatacctggcttcctatacaagaaacacctatacctggctacttatacaggggaacctatacctggctacctatacagggggcacctatatctggcttcctatacagggggcacctgtacctggctacctatacagagggcacctatacctggctacctatacatggggcacctatacctggcttcctatacagggggcacctatacctggcttcctatacaagaaacacctatacctggctactt
Proteins encoded in this region:
- the LOC137504467 gene encoding uncharacterized protein, yielding MDQIWMRVAAVAGSEGGEDTLRRFLDSISVPPAPLPNQQPLPAVQLPQMPTDLVPLDVQLPPAIPSTSAAASAAPGSSVRESRSRTKKSRDPDHLSVIAGAGADLSLAPPAKRPKKPRRPYSPDSRGPLLKSTGSRSAVGGSVRASKGGSRHLHTTGKKPGGHLADQSGPSCVPGRPADSAARNPSSSAAADAAPSSSASSFPAGHQASGPSTASLPSTSGSAPAASFLPGPACQVPFPQHVMQGQPSLYAQPPPPGLPILPSQHPLLGAPPLLSQPHPQDQPPLQVQPRVAGDFTADPASDSSDGEAEEPVQGIPAPRPGLKRVVWIVGHSFIFWARMRAKERPYSEQLDLNVDDYHIYWKGGRGMRWASFVPKILSLLDSWPVPDILIVHLGGNDLGRVGTLDLMSQMRQDFQQIHDSFPHTILVFSEMVQRYLWLKGSRRFLEKIRKRVNFAMSKFMPSVGGFTFRHTELEGDVPGLYRRDLVHLSPIGLDIFNMDMQSMVERAVGGGARP